Proteins encoded within one genomic window of Marinobacter halotolerans:
- a CDS encoding DNA methyltransferase, with protein sequence MQNLFKDLESLLQQEQSFISDGAILKNAVVEAALNLDSRLLELLMQSDTIKSHFFTEVSGVVVFDKVKFQDFVSNKAFLPDSYTAFKNRIGLMSSDNDYLSQSRDVVLAWPYKDCVLEGGMTKEDSGRNEVFWNTTLAPDDITRLFEPKVLTGWERWDAEAVAEGKAKPVEKVSEDDNLLIKGNNLLALHSLKVRYAGKVKLIYIDPPYNTGNDGFRYNDRFNHSAWLTFMRNRLEVAKDLLSRDGAIFVNLDDGEAHYCKVLMDEVFGRDNFVANVVWQKKYSPANDATWFSDDHDHILCFAKDKEIWRPRLFARSEKQLAAYKNPDNDERGLWKTGDYLSNKSKEERPNSWFPITHPKTGEEIWPPKTTVWRFNKEQHERNVAENRIWWGVKGDNGSPAVKRFLKDIKSGVTPQTIWKYEDAGHTQEAKREANALNAGSPFSTPKPERLLQRIVHVASDEGDYVLDFFSGSGTTPAVAHKMKRRWLAIEQMDYILDLPNSRLRRVIEGEQGGISKSVDWQGGGSFVYAELAASNSTFADRVEAAQDTAALQILREDIQNTGFLRYDVDLSAFDTKDFSALSLEDAKRVLMDCLDANHLYVNLGSLEDADFDISDEDAAATRSLYGIKS encoded by the coding sequence TTGCAAAACCTATTTAAAGATCTTGAAAGCCTTTTGCAGCAGGAACAGTCCTTCATTTCTGATGGTGCAATCCTCAAGAATGCGGTGGTTGAGGCGGCTTTGAACTTGGACTCTCGGCTACTGGAACTTCTGATGCAATCCGACACGATCAAATCGCATTTCTTTACGGAGGTGTCAGGTGTAGTTGTGTTCGACAAGGTGAAATTTCAGGACTTCGTCTCCAATAAAGCGTTCCTGCCAGACAGTTATACCGCCTTCAAGAATCGAATTGGCTTAATGAGTAGCGATAACGACTATTTGAGCCAGTCACGCGACGTGGTGCTCGCTTGGCCATACAAGGATTGCGTGCTGGAAGGTGGCATGACGAAAGAGGATTCGGGCCGCAACGAAGTGTTCTGGAACACGACACTGGCCCCGGACGACATCACGCGGCTGTTTGAACCCAAGGTGCTGACCGGCTGGGAACGTTGGGATGCCGAGGCTGTTGCGGAGGGCAAGGCCAAGCCCGTAGAGAAAGTGTCAGAGGATGACAATCTGCTGATCAAGGGTAACAACTTGTTGGCGCTGCATTCGCTGAAAGTGCGCTATGCGGGCAAGGTAAAGCTCATCTATATTGACCCGCCCTATAACACTGGCAATGACGGATTTCGGTATAATGATCGGTTCAACCATTCGGCTTGGCTGACCTTTATGCGGAACAGGCTTGAGGTAGCGAAGGATTTGCTGAGCCGGGATGGAGCGATCTTCGTCAACCTGGATGATGGCGAAGCGCATTATTGCAAGGTGCTGATGGATGAGGTTTTCGGGCGCGATAACTTTGTGGCCAATGTTGTTTGGCAGAAGAAGTATTCACCTGCGAATGATGCGACTTGGTTCAGCGATGATCACGATCACATTCTATGTTTTGCAAAGGACAAGGAGATTTGGAGGCCTCGTTTATTTGCACGGAGTGAAAAGCAACTTGCAGCGTATAAAAACCCGGATAACGATGAACGGGGTTTGTGGAAGACTGGCGATTACCTATCAAACAAAAGTAAAGAAGAACGCCCTAATAGTTGGTTTCCAATCACTCATCCAAAAACTGGCGAGGAAATTTGGCCACCAAAAACGACAGTTTGGCGTTTCAACAAAGAGCAACATGAACGAAATGTCGCAGAAAATAGGATATGGTGGGGCGTCAAGGGTGATAATGGCTCGCCCGCAGTCAAGCGCTTCCTTAAAGACATCAAAAGCGGCGTGACGCCCCAGACGATTTGGAAATACGAGGATGCGGGACATACTCAGGAAGCGAAGCGCGAAGCCAACGCGCTCAATGCCGGTTCGCCCTTTTCAACACCGAAACCCGAACGTTTGCTTCAACGCATTGTTCATGTTGCGTCGGATGAAGGCGACTACGTTCTCGACTTCTTTTCTGGCTCAGGCACGACGCCTGCGGTAGCCCATAAAATGAAGCGGCGTTGGTTGGCGATTGAGCAAATGGATTATATTCTCGACTTGCCAAATTCGCGTCTGCGGAGAGTCATAGAAGGCGAGCAGGGCGGCATTTCCAAATCCGTCGATTGGCAAGGAGGCGGATCGTTTGTTTATGCAGAACTCGCGGCCTCTAACTCGACTTTTGCAGACCGCGTTGAAGCAGCTCAAGATACAGCCGCGCTACAAATCCTCCGAGAGGACATCCAAAATACCGGCTTTCTGCGTTATGACGTAGATCTGAGCGCCTTTGACACCAAAGACTTTTCCGCCCTGTCCCTGGAAGATGCCAAGCGAGTTTTGATGGACTGCCTTGATGCCAACCATTTGTATGTCAACCTCGGTTCACTAGAGGATGCAGATTTCGACATTTCAGATGAAGATGCCGCTGCTACACGCTCTCTCTATGGGATTAAGTCGTGA
- a CDS encoding DEAD/DEAH box helicase family protein, with the protein MSQTLNDKLNGAVELGLLSKVIPDFITSNLASKIELRPYQITAFERFLYYIEDFPQRPTNPHLLFHMATGSGKTVLMAALILDLYRRGYRNFLFFVNSSQIIEKTKENFLNPASAKHLFRSQVRIEEKPVEIRSVETFDAANTEAINIHFTTIQGLHTRMMAPKENAITIEDFRDYKVVMISDEAHHLNAETKKTLTKGEAEDKASWEGTVSEIFAQHPENMLLEFTATVDLTHPAIRAKYHDKILYDYSLKQFREDGYSKDIELRQADLPPKERMMQAMVLSQYRRKVAEAHGLHCKPVILMKSKTIKESADNESAFAEMVSGLSSEALEAIRSASEDDETLSRAFTYIMDERGLSGADFARELRGDFALEKVVNVNNPKDLENRQIELNALEDRENEIRVIFAVDKLNEGWDVLNLFDIVRLYDTRDGKANKVGKTTMAEAQLIGRGARYFPFIAPDQVDAPTEKRKYDNALDNPLRILEELHYHCSHNPKYIQDIRNALRETGMLDDTARTVQLRLKDNFKQSTLYLSGHVWANERIKNPRDDVDGLDAYKIKGNYTYPSLMTGRVTEASAFGTSQLTLKPNGKEPISREFKLVDFGRAILGFAMDTDDLFHFANLRTYFPKLASASEFATSDDYLGGVTVTVRGLPEDLEGLTARQKLEIVQYVLKQIKNEVKSESVEYVGTKEFKPHKISECFTDNTLKLRLEGETGLSWVKGESNVPGLDQIDLQTKDWFAYDDSYGTDQEKHFIKFLNDHADRLRELYSDFHLLRNERAVRLFAFESGQAFEPDFVLFLRRIESGTEEIMQLFIEPKGAHLIDQDRWKENFLKQLEKDAKMHLLFQGKDYKVFGLPFFNDAAPVINDFRECFGSNVGTDSKV; encoded by the coding sequence GTGAGCCAAACTCTTAACGACAAGCTGAACGGCGCGGTTGAACTGGGGTTGCTTAGTAAGGTTATCCCTGACTTTATTACCAGCAATTTGGCTTCCAAGATTGAATTACGACCCTATCAGATTACAGCTTTTGAGCGTTTTCTGTACTATATTGAGGACTTTCCGCAGCGTCCGACCAACCCACACCTACTGTTCCATATGGCTACCGGCAGTGGAAAGACTGTGCTGATGGCCGCGCTCATACTTGATTTGTACCGGCGTGGCTATCGTAACTTCCTGTTTTTTGTAAACTCTTCTCAAATCATTGAGAAGACCAAGGAAAATTTCCTCAATCCCGCATCTGCCAAACACCTATTCCGATCGCAGGTGCGTATCGAAGAAAAGCCGGTAGAGATCAGATCGGTCGAGACATTTGATGCGGCTAACACCGAAGCCATAAATATCCATTTCACCACTATCCAAGGGCTTCATACTCGTATGATGGCTCCAAAAGAAAACGCTATCACAATTGAGGACTTCCGTGATTACAAGGTTGTGATGATCTCGGATGAAGCACACCACTTGAATGCCGAAACGAAGAAAACGTTGACCAAAGGCGAAGCCGAGGATAAGGCAAGCTGGGAAGGCACAGTGTCGGAGATTTTTGCGCAGCACCCCGAGAATATGTTGCTTGAATTTACAGCGACTGTAGACCTTACGCACCCGGCAATTCGGGCGAAGTATCATGACAAGATTTTGTATGATTACTCTCTGAAGCAGTTTCGTGAGGATGGATACTCCAAGGACATTGAATTACGGCAAGCTGATTTGCCACCAAAAGAGAGAATGATGCAGGCAATGGTACTGAGTCAGTACCGTCGCAAGGTGGCCGAGGCGCACGGATTGCATTGCAAACCGGTGATCTTGATGAAATCCAAGACTATTAAGGAGAGTGCCGATAATGAGTCGGCCTTTGCTGAAATGGTTAGCGGATTGTCCAGTGAGGCGCTTGAAGCGATCAGGTCAGCATCTGAAGATGATGAGACCCTCTCCCGCGCCTTCACTTATATCATGGATGAGCGGGGCTTAAGTGGTGCTGATTTTGCCCGTGAGCTACGTGGCGATTTCGCTCTAGAGAAAGTGGTCAACGTAAACAATCCAAAAGATCTAGAAAACAGACAAATAGAGCTGAACGCGCTTGAGGATCGGGAAAACGAAATACGCGTAATCTTTGCCGTGGATAAGCTCAATGAAGGATGGGACGTGTTGAACCTTTTCGACATTGTTCGCCTCTATGACACCCGGGATGGCAAAGCCAATAAGGTAGGTAAAACAACCATGGCAGAGGCTCAGCTAATTGGGCGCGGGGCGCGTTACTTTCCTTTCATCGCCCCCGACCAGGTTGATGCCCCGACAGAAAAGCGTAAGTACGACAATGCGTTGGACAACCCCCTACGTATTTTGGAAGAGCTGCATTATCACTGTTCCCACAACCCTAAATACATCCAAGACATCCGCAATGCACTGCGTGAAACCGGTATGTTGGACGACACCGCCAGAACTGTGCAATTGCGGCTTAAGGACAACTTCAAGCAGTCAACTCTCTATTTGTCAGGGCACGTCTGGGCGAATGAACGGATTAAAAACCCGCGCGATGATGTGGATGGCTTAGACGCATACAAGATCAAGGGCAACTACACATATCCAAGCCTGATGACAGGCCGCGTTACAGAGGCTTCAGCTTTTGGTACGAGTCAGTTGACGTTGAAACCGAATGGTAAAGAGCCCATTTCGCGCGAGTTCAAGCTGGTAGATTTTGGTAGGGCGATTCTTGGTTTCGCGATGGATACCGATGACCTTTTCCATTTCGCTAATCTAAGGACCTACTTTCCTAAACTCGCCAGTGCATCGGAATTTGCAACTTCTGATGACTACCTGGGCGGTGTGACAGTGACTGTAAGGGGGCTGCCTGAGGACCTCGAAGGACTGACGGCGCGACAGAAGCTGGAAATCGTGCAGTATGTGCTTAAACAGATCAAAAATGAGGTGAAAAGTGAAAGTGTAGAGTACGTCGGTACCAAGGAGTTCAAGCCTCATAAGATCAGCGAATGTTTTACCGACAATACGTTAAAGTTACGTTTGGAGGGTGAGACGGGTCTGAGTTGGGTCAAAGGCGAAAGCAATGTACCAGGATTGGACCAGATCGATCTGCAAACCAAGGATTGGTTCGCTTACGATGACAGCTACGGCACTGACCAGGAAAAGCACTTTATCAAATTTCTGAATGATCATGCTGATCGTTTGCGTGAGTTGTACTCCGATTTCCATCTGTTGCGGAATGAAAGGGCGGTTAGGCTTTTTGCGTTTGAGAGCGGTCAGGCATTTGAGCCTGATTTTGTACTGTTCCTCCGAAGGATTGAGTCTGGAACCGAAGAAATTATGCAGCTTTTCATTGAGCCAAAAGGTGCTCACCTGATAGATCAGGATAGGTGGAAAGAGAACTTCCTCAAGCAACTGGAGAAGGATGCGAAGATGCATCTTTTGTTTCAAGGCAAGGACTACAAAGTTTTCGGATTGCCCTTTTTCAATGATGCGGCCCCTGTAATCAATGATTTTCGGGAATGCTTTGGCTCAAACGTGGGCACTGATAGCAAAGTATAA
- the thyA gene encoding thymidylate synthase, with translation MGFPHPPRRIVQKSGRIILLGVPFNIASYALLTHMIAQQCDLDVGEFVHTFGDCHLYQNHLTDEIVFEQLKREPRALPELVIKRKPASIFEYELEDFEFEGYDPYPGIKAPIAI, from the coding sequence GTGGGTTTTCCCCACCCACCCAGGCGGATTGTGCAAAAATCTGGTCGTATAATCCTCTTGGGAGTACCGTTCAATATTGCGTCCTACGCCCTGCTTACCCACATGATCGCCCAGCAGTGCGATTTGGATGTCGGGGAATTCGTGCATACCTTCGGTGACTGTCATCTCTATCAGAACCATTTGACGGACGAGATTGTCTTCGAACAACTCAAACGCGAACCGCGGGCGCTGCCTGAACTGGTCATCAAGCGTAAGCCTGCGAGTATTTTTGAGTATGAACTCGAGGATTTCGAGTTTGAGGGTTATGACCCTTATCCTGGGATTAAGGCGCCTATTGCTATATAG
- a CDS encoding dihydrofolate reductase: MSQNRVIGRDNKLPWYLPGDLKYFKQATMGKPIIMGRKTWDSIGRPLPGRMNVVISRNPEWEAPAGTVAAESLEAALVKAEAQAEIEDGEEVMIIGGGQIYAEALPMVDRMYVTLVHAEVEGDAFFPELSWEEWEEIGREDFSASDNNPYDYSFVVYQRPKAG; this comes from the coding sequence ATGTCTCAAAACCGGGTCATAGGCCGCGACAACAAGCTGCCCTGGTACCTGCCGGGGGATCTGAAGTATTTCAAGCAGGCAACCATGGGAAAGCCCATCATTATGGGTCGGAAGACCTGGGATTCGATTGGTCGTCCATTGCCGGGGCGAATGAACGTGGTGATTTCTCGGAATCCTGAGTGGGAAGCGCCCGCAGGCACTGTTGCGGCCGAGTCACTGGAAGCTGCATTGGTGAAGGCCGAAGCTCAGGCTGAAATCGAAGACGGGGAAGAGGTTATGATTATTGGCGGTGGGCAGATTTATGCCGAAGCACTGCCAATGGTGGATAGGATGTACGTTACCCTGGTCCACGCAGAGGTAGAAGGGGATGCATTCTTTCCGGAGCTAAGCTGGGAAGAGTGGGAAGAAATCGGACGGGAGGATTTCTCCGCGTCCGATAACAACCCCTATGACTACAGCTTTGTAGTCTATCAGCGGCCCAAGGCCGGCTGA
- a CDS encoding DEAD/DEAH box helicase, whose translation MSDLTFAELGLDAAVLEAVAAVGYEKPSPIQAQTIPALLAGKNLLGVAQTGTGKTGAFALPLLSRIDASLMEPQILVLAPTRELAIQVAEAFTTYASKFRNFHVLPIYGGQDFHPQIKGLKRGAQVIVGTPGRMLDHLRKGTLKLGSLKALVLDEADEMLRMGFIDDVEAILSKTPPDCQRALFSATMPAQIKKVAQTYLKDAVEVKIESETRTVERISQFVLPVYAERKLDALTRILEVEPIDGAIIFVRTKAETTLLAEKLSARGHAVAPLNGDLNQRQREMTVEDLKSGKKDIIVATDVAARGLDVSRITHVINYDVPYDTEAYIHRVGRTGRAGRNGKAILLVTPRERSWLRTLERATNSPMESYQLPSPVELKKMREQQFETQLLAFAEDGKLAKAMGLLDEIAERNEMDIAMVAGALACWMEAIQPGTLPLEQPEALPEVSASAPRRDNKGGRPGGAHRKGNFKKGPKGPGGPGGFKGKPPGKGGKGGGKPAGKRPPRKD comes from the coding sequence ATGTCTGATCTGACTTTTGCCGAACTCGGCCTCGATGCGGCGGTGCTTGAAGCCGTTGCAGCCGTCGGCTATGAAAAACCTTCACCCATCCAGGCGCAAACCATTCCTGCGCTACTGGCTGGCAAAAATCTTCTGGGCGTAGCGCAGACCGGTACCGGTAAAACCGGCGCTTTTGCATTGCCCCTGCTCAGCCGTATCGACGCTTCTCTTATGGAGCCGCAGATTCTGGTACTGGCCCCCACTCGAGAGTTGGCCATCCAGGTGGCTGAAGCCTTTACCACCTATGCCAGCAAGTTTCGTAACTTCCACGTACTGCCGATCTACGGTGGCCAGGATTTTCACCCCCAGATCAAGGGCCTGAAACGCGGCGCCCAGGTCATCGTAGGCACACCGGGACGCATGCTGGACCACCTGCGTAAGGGCACACTCAAGCTTGGCAGCCTGAAGGCGCTGGTGCTGGACGAAGCCGATGAAATGCTCCGCATGGGCTTTATCGACGACGTTGAAGCGATTCTGTCGAAAACACCACCGGACTGCCAGCGGGCCCTGTTTTCCGCCACCATGCCGGCGCAAATCAAGAAAGTTGCCCAGACCTACCTGAAAGACGCGGTAGAAGTAAAAATCGAAAGCGAAACCCGCACGGTCGAGCGAATCTCCCAGTTCGTGCTGCCGGTCTACGCTGAGCGCAAGCTGGACGCCCTGACCCGGATTCTAGAAGTGGAACCGATTGATGGCGCCATCATCTTTGTGCGCACCAAGGCGGAAACCACCCTGCTGGCTGAAAAGCTCTCGGCCCGTGGGCATGCAGTAGCGCCACTGAACGGCGACCTGAACCAGCGCCAGCGGGAAATGACCGTTGAAGACCTGAAGAGCGGCAAGAAAGACATCATCGTTGCGACAGACGTAGCCGCACGAGGTCTGGACGTTTCGCGGATCACCCACGTGATCAACTACGACGTTCCCTACGACACCGAAGCCTATATTCACCGTGTAGGCCGCACCGGCCGTGCCGGCCGCAACGGCAAGGCGATTCTGCTGGTCACCCCGCGTGAGCGCAGCTGGCTGCGCACGCTGGAGCGTGCCACCAATTCGCCGATGGAATCCTATCAGCTGCCGTCACCGGTTGAGCTGAAGAAGATGCGTGAGCAGCAGTTCGAGACCCAGCTTCTGGCGTTTGCCGAGGACGGCAAGCTGGCCAAGGCCATGGGCCTGCTGGACGAGATCGCCGAGCGCAACGAGATGGATATCGCGATGGTGGCCGGCGCTCTGGCCTGCTGGATGGAAGCCATCCAGCCCGGCACGCTGCCCCTGGAACAGCCGGAAGCCCTGCCTGAGGTCTCTGCCTCAGCCCCACGTCGGGACAACAAGGGTGGACGCCCGGGCGGCGCTCACCGCAAGGGCAACTTCAAGAAGGGCCCGAAAGGCCCCGGCGGCCCGGGCGGCTTCAAGGGCAAACCGCCAGGCAAGGGTGGCAAAGGCGGCGGCAAGCCCGCCGGCAAACGCCCGCCCCGCAAGGACTGA
- a CDS encoding acyl-CoA thioesterase has translation MTFDELLSESAVESSVTVPASWSQGRATFGGLTAALVFNRMASVVAEGRPMRSMQVSFVGPVKPDAPVVVSAEILREGKAVSQASGRIDQGGQPQLVALASFGGGRDSVVQVEPLQAPEAPAPKDCKPLPYIKDVTPEFTRHIEMRWAFGHMPFSGQGGREMGGWMQFREPPEKLTDAHIVALIDAWPPALLPHLKTPAPASSLSWALDIMHPRPDIRPGDWLLYRATIDQAGAGYGHTQAGIWSSRGELVATSRQTVTVFG, from the coding sequence ATGACCTTTGATGAATTGTTGAGTGAAAGTGCCGTCGAAAGCAGCGTTACCGTTCCGGCAAGCTGGAGCCAGGGCCGGGCGACTTTCGGTGGTTTGACTGCCGCGCTGGTTTTCAATCGCATGGCAAGTGTGGTGGCCGAGGGGCGGCCCATGCGTTCGATGCAGGTGTCCTTCGTTGGACCTGTCAAACCGGATGCCCCGGTGGTTGTGAGTGCCGAGATACTGCGTGAAGGCAAGGCGGTCAGCCAGGCGAGCGGCCGCATTGATCAGGGCGGCCAGCCGCAGCTGGTTGCCCTGGCCAGTTTTGGCGGCGGTCGGGACTCCGTGGTACAGGTTGAGCCACTGCAAGCACCCGAAGCACCGGCCCCGAAAGACTGCAAGCCGTTGCCCTATATCAAGGACGTAACACCGGAGTTTACCCGCCATATTGAGATGCGCTGGGCCTTTGGTCACATGCCGTTCAGCGGGCAGGGCGGGCGTGAAATGGGTGGCTGGATGCAGTTCCGTGAGCCACCGGAGAAGCTGACGGATGCCCATATTGTTGCGCTGATTGATGCCTGGCCACCGGCGCTGTTGCCGCACCTTAAGACGCCGGCGCCGGCCAGTTCGTTGAGCTGGGCGCTGGATATCATGCATCCGCGGCCGGATATCAGGCCCGGTGACTGGTTGCTTTATCGCGCGACGATTGACCAGGCGGGGGCGGGCTATGGCCATACCCAGGCCGGTATCTGGAGCAGCCGGGGCGAGCTGGTGGCAACCAGCCGCCAGACCGTCACGGTGTTCGGTTAG
- a CDS encoding haloalkane dehalogenase has protein sequence MRILRTDDSRFAGLPDYPFTPNYLEAEPGLRMHYVDEGPISADPVVMLHGEPSWSYLYRHMIPMVSAAGHRVLAPDLIGFGKSDKPGEIRDYSYDRHIAWLSQWLRTLKLKNITLVCQNWGSLLGLRLAAEHPDLFRRIIVGNGMLPTGESSIPAVFTLWKAFATHSPWLPIGRIVQLGTERTLSKAELAAYEAPFPTSEYKAGARAFPKLVPVTEDHPASPANKAAWRVLEKWKKPFITCFSSGDPITRGGDRHMQRRIPGAHGQPHITLQGGHFLQEDSPEDFARIIIDACKSELAA, from the coding sequence ATGCGTATCCTGAGAACCGACGACAGCCGTTTTGCAGGCTTACCGGACTACCCATTCACGCCGAACTATCTTGAAGCCGAACCGGGCCTGAGAATGCATTACGTGGACGAAGGCCCTATCAGCGCCGATCCTGTCGTCATGCTGCACGGTGAGCCGTCCTGGTCCTATCTCTACCGCCATATGATCCCCATGGTTTCTGCCGCCGGCCATCGAGTGCTGGCACCGGACCTGATTGGATTTGGCAAATCCGACAAGCCGGGAGAGATCCGCGACTACAGCTATGACCGCCACATTGCCTGGCTGTCCCAATGGCTCAGAACACTGAAACTGAAAAACATCACCCTGGTCTGTCAGAACTGGGGTTCGCTGCTGGGCCTGCGTCTGGCGGCCGAGCATCCAGATCTATTTCGGCGCATTATCGTTGGCAACGGCATGCTGCCCACCGGGGAAAGCTCAATCCCTGCTGTATTCACCCTCTGGAAAGCCTTCGCCACCCACAGCCCCTGGCTGCCCATCGGGCGTATTGTCCAGCTCGGTACCGAACGCACTCTCAGCAAGGCTGAGCTTGCCGCTTATGAGGCGCCGTTCCCCACATCAGAATACAAGGCTGGCGCACGGGCATTTCCAAAACTGGTTCCGGTAACGGAAGATCATCCAGCCAGCCCTGCCAACAAGGCTGCCTGGCGTGTCCTGGAAAAGTGGAAAAAACCGTTTATCACCTGTTTCAGCAGTGGCGACCCCATCACCCGGGGCGGTGACCGCCACATGCAACGGCGTATACCTGGCGCCCATGGCCAGCCCCACATTACCCTGCAGGGCGGCCATTTTCTTCAGGAAGATTCCCCGGAAGACTTTGCCCGCATCATCATCGACGCCTGCAAATCCGAGCTTGCCGCCTGA
- a CDS encoding AI-2E family transporter — translation MYEKLETRTFLAMLVGVSLAFILLMKPFFGPIFWAMAIALIFHPVREKLVTRLGDRPNLIALLTLLLCLVIVIIPVLALVTSLVAEGVSLYQKIQDGQLRPGEYIDQVVASFPAIESFFAEFGINFSDIRDRAVSVFVGGSQLLAKQAIGFGQNTFQFFIGLALMVYLAFFLLRDGSKLVDLMIKALPLGDERERLLFAKFAEVTRATVKGNLLIAIIQGALGGFIFWALNIQGALLWGVVMAIVSLLPAIGAALVWVPAAIYLAAAGDIISAVILTAFGTVVIGLSDNLLRPILVGRDTKLPDYIVLLSTLGGLAMFGINGFVMGPLVAALFMSFWGIFIREFSEENRNTDTKLPGSATESQQSGPADQS, via the coding sequence ATGTACGAAAAACTTGAGACACGGACTTTTCTGGCGATGCTGGTAGGGGTTTCGCTGGCATTCATTCTGTTAATGAAGCCGTTTTTCGGCCCGATTTTCTGGGCGATGGCCATTGCGCTGATATTTCACCCCGTGCGGGAAAAACTGGTGACAAGGCTGGGTGACCGCCCGAATCTTATTGCTTTGCTGACTCTGTTGCTTTGCCTGGTAATTGTGATTATCCCGGTCCTGGCGCTGGTTACATCGCTGGTGGCTGAAGGCGTCTCACTCTATCAAAAGATTCAGGATGGCCAGCTCAGACCCGGCGAGTACATCGATCAGGTGGTTGCTTCTTTCCCGGCTATTGAGTCCTTTTTTGCCGAGTTCGGCATTAATTTCTCAGATATAAGGGATCGAGCTGTCAGTGTCTTCGTGGGCGGAAGCCAGCTGCTGGCGAAACAGGCGATCGGTTTTGGTCAGAACACCTTTCAGTTCTTCATCGGTCTGGCCCTGATGGTTTACCTGGCCTTTTTCCTTTTACGGGATGGTAGCAAGCTGGTGGATCTGATGATCAAAGCACTACCACTTGGCGATGAGCGTGAACGTCTTCTGTTTGCAAAGTTCGCGGAAGTGACCCGCGCTACGGTAAAGGGCAACCTTCTGATTGCGATTATTCAGGGCGCCCTGGGCGGCTTCATTTTCTGGGCTCTGAATATACAGGGAGCTTTGCTCTGGGGGGTTGTCATGGCCATTGTGTCATTACTCCCTGCCATCGGGGCCGCGCTGGTCTGGGTGCCCGCAGCGATTTATCTGGCCGCCGCCGGTGATATCATTTCAGCGGTGATTCTCACAGCCTTCGGCACGGTTGTTATTGGGCTCTCAGACAACCTGCTTCGTCCCATTCTGGTCGGACGGGACACCAAATTGCCTGACTACATAGTGCTGTTATCGACCCTGGGCGGTCTCGCCATGTTCGGTATCAACGGGTTCGTCATGGGGCCACTGGTCGCGGCGCTGTTCATGTCTTTCTGGGGTATCTTCATCCGGGAGTTCAGCGAGGAGAACCGCAATACGGACACGAAACTGCCGGGTTCTGCTACAGAATCACAACAATCCGGCCCCGCGGACCAGAGCTGA
- a CDS encoding peptidoglycan-binding domain-containing protein: MNSFSHLRGYLTAAIVAGSLVLAPAAMADETVALKNALYGAGYSITNVTPQMDEATRQALIKFQKDNGLAASGVVNEATKEALGMVPVQVAAASQASSPAGTSQAAKSEPASAPESEKATEETEEEEDDGGWSFF, encoded by the coding sequence ATGAATAGCTTTTCACATCTTCGAGGGTACCTGACCGCAGCTATTGTTGCCGGGTCCCTCGTGCTGGCTCCGGCGGCTATGGCTGATGAAACGGTTGCTCTGAAAAATGCCCTTTACGGAGCTGGTTACAGCATCACCAACGTAACCCCGCAGATGGATGAGGCGACACGTCAGGCCCTGATCAAGTTCCAGAAAGACAATGGTCTGGCGGCGTCCGGTGTTGTGAACGAAGCCACCAAAGAGGCTCTGGGCATGGTGCCGGTTCAGGTGGCGGCAGCGAGCCAGGCGAGCAGTCCGGCAGGCACCAGCCAGGCAGCGAAGTCTGAGCCTGCGTCCGCCCCAGAATCGGAAAAGGCAACGGAAGAGACCGAAGAAGAGGAAGATGACGGCGGCTGGTCGTTCTTCTGA